Proteins co-encoded in one Nicotiana sylvestris chromosome 7, ASM39365v2, whole genome shotgun sequence genomic window:
- the LOC138872957 gene encoding uncharacterized protein, with product MIKVPPSELNATSSPCSFAPWGMDVIGLIEPAASNGHKIILLAIDYFTKWVKATSYRAVTKKVVADFVRDCIICRFRIPESIITDNGSNLNIHASTGATPYMLVYGTKAVIPAEVEIPSLRIIHEAELDDPEWVKNRYEQVALIDGKRMNAVCHGQLYQNRMSRAFNKRVKPRQFTLG from the exons atgataaaggtacctccaagcgagcttaatgcaacaagctcaccatgttCGTTCGCcccttggggaatggatgttattggactaaTCGAGCCCGCTGCTTCCAACGGGCACAAGATTATCCTATTagcaattgactatttcaccaagtgggtcaaAGCAACATCctacagagcagtaactaagaaggtcgtggcagactttgtccgcgactgcATTATCTGTCGATTCaggattccagaatcaatcattaccgataatggctccaatctcaaca TCCAcgcatcaactggggcaaccccctatatgctagtttatggtacaaaagcagtcattcccgccgaggtagaaattccctccctaaggatcatacatgaAGCTGAGCTCGATGACCCAGAGTGGGTGAAAAATCGTTATGAGCAGgtagccctcatagatggaaagaggatgaatgcagtttgccatggtcaactttatcagaacagaatgtccagagccttcaacaaaagagtcaagcctaGACAGTTCACACTAgggtag
- the LOC138872956 gene encoding uncharacterized protein, giving the protein MYFPNEDVSFIREDIAESYDGWRMFFDGAANFKGVGIAAVLVSETGQHYPVSAKLRDSDLLIHQVREEWATKNSKILPYLHYAQELRKRFTKTEFQHVPRVQNEFIDALATLSSMIQHLDKTFICPIPVKIHDQPAYCAHVDDEADEKPWFYDIKEYLTKEEYPKLVNTTQKRTLRRLFNNFFHSRGILYRRTPDLGLLRYVDAKEASRLLD; this is encoded by the exons atgtattttcctaatgaagatgTATCATTCATaagagaagatattgcagaatcctatgacggttggagaatgtttttcgacggagcagcaaacttcaagggAGTTGGCATAGCAGCCGTCCTGgtatcagaaactggtcagcattatccggtgtctgccaaactcag agattcagacctacttatacatcaggtccgagaggaatgggcaaccaagaactccaagatactcccatatctACATTATGCacaggaattgaggaaaaggttcacaaagacagaattccaacatgttcccagagtccagaatgagttcatcgatgcattggctaccctatcatctatgatacaacatctagacaagaCCTTCATTtgtcccattccggtaaagatccatgatcagccagcatattgtgctcatgttgatgACGAAGCAGACGAAAAAccttggttttatgatatcaaggaatatttgacaaaAGAAGAATACCCAAAACTTGTAAATACTAcccagaaacgcacacttcggaggttgttcaacaatttctttcatagcagaggaatcctatataggcggactcctgatttaggattgctaagatatgttgatgcaaaggaagcatccaggttaCTAGATTAA